From Bacillota bacterium, one genomic window encodes:
- a CDS encoding DUF3842 family protein gives MHIAVIDGQGGGMGKAMVEKLRCEFGEAIEVIALGTNALTTALMLKAGANEGASGENAIVFNSSKVDVIMGPVGIIAANSMLGELTPLMAKAIAESPAKKVLILLNRCNIQIAGVRSELLPHYIDDAIGQIKDLIKDDKNV, from the coding sequence ATGCATATTGCAGTTATAGATGGTCAAGGCGGCGGAATGGGAAAGGCAATGGTAGAAAAGCTCAGATGTGAATTTGGAGAGGCTATTGAAGTAATTGCACTTGGAACAAATGCATTGACGACTGCATTAATGCTCAAAGCTGGTGCCAACGAAGGAGCATCGGGAGAAAACGCTATTGTTTTCAACTCATCAAAAGTGGATGTTATTATGGGACCTGTAGGAATTATTGCTGCAAATTCGATGCTTGGAGAACTGACTCCCCTTATGGCAAAAGCAATTGCCGAAAGCCCGGCAAAGAAAGTATTGATACTGCTTAACAGATGTAATATTCAAATAGCAGGGGTAAGAAGTGAACTTCTTCCCCATTATATAGATGATGCAATAGGTCAAATCAAAGATTTAATTAAGGATGATAAAAATGTGTGA
- a CDS encoding CooT family nickel-binding protein encodes MCEANVYLIDKQGNEKLILESVDKIVHVGGVIELENIFSQRKTLKAKIKEMALVEYRLVLEEE; translated from the coding sequence ATGTGTGAAGCTAATGTTTATCTGATTGACAAACAAGGGAATGAAAAGCTCATACTGGAGTCAGTAGACAAGATTGTGCATGTCGGTGGCGTAATTGAACTTGAGAACATTTTCAGCCAAAGAAAGACTCTCAAGGCGAAAATCAAGGAGATGGCTTTAGTAGAGTACCGTCTTGTTCTTGAGGAAGAGTAA